Sequence from the Gloeocapsopsis dulcis genome:
TAATGCTGATATTACTAGCTAGTTGAACCTCAGCAATCCGCGCTTCTTCCAGTTTTTTTTGCAACAAATCGACAGAGGCGGCAATGTCTTGGCGCTGGCGAGTCAAGGCGCTAAGTGCTTGCTCTTTAGCTGGAAGTCGATTAACGCGAGCCTGCAATTGTGCTTTGGCATCGCGCACTTGAGCTAGTTTAACTTCAAGTCCTGCACTCTCAATCTCGCTTAGGATGAGTTTTGTCGCCAGATCTTGGCTAACCGGATCGGATGCTATGTCGGCAGGACGGTTAGTTAAATTGTTCTGAGGCGACAGTTTAGACAGGTTTTGAGTGTACAGGGCGCGGGTAGCGTCCCGCTGTTCGATTAGCTTAATTAGAGTTGGATTGTTGTCTGTAAAGCGCTTACGAGCGATCGCTACTTGCGACTCCAGGTCTGCCAACTTAGCACGTAATTGCTTGAGTTCTTCATCTTGACCGGCGCGCACCATTGCGTAGGCGTTTTCGAGCGTGTCAGCGTCTGTTGTTTGTTGCAGCGATTTGTTACGCACCTTTGCATCTTGCAGTTGAGTGGACAAGGCCAGTTCTTGCCGGTCTAAATCTGCTAGACTTGTGACTAAATTTTGTGTTTGAGCGCTATCATTACCTTCAGAATCAGAGATAGAGACAATACCTTGGGATTGTTTATATTGTGCGATCGCCGCTTCAGCAGAGGCAAGTTGCGATCGCTTTTTAGGCAGTTCAGTTTCCAAAAATTCTCGTGCTGAGCGAGCTTGAGAGCGAATTGCTTCGGCATTTTCCTTCACTATTGCTCCTGCAACTGCATTAAGCACGCTAGAAGTCAATAAAGGATTTTGACTTTTATAGCTTATTTGCAAAATGTTAGTAGCGGGAATAGTGGTAACTTGCAAGTCTTCTTTGAGTGTTTCAGTTTTAGGAACATCTTTTACTCCCTTCAGGGAAACTTGAGTTACGGCTTGTACTAAAACTCGTTCGGAGCGAGCTAATTCTGCTTGAGTCGCAATTGGGTTAGATTCCCCTATTTCAGATAGTTGAGTGAGATCGCGACCAATGTCAGAAACGCTTAACTGCTTGTCGCTTAGCATAACTCGCACTGACGTTTCATACTTGGGTGGTGTGACAACCAGGTAGGCAAGCGAACCGCAAATAACAGAGACAAAGGTAGCTATAGCAGGCCAGTGATTCCGCTTAAAGACTGATGTTAGGGAAGATATGCTTTCGTGCATCACTCATAACCTTTATATACCAAAACCAGAAGAAAATACTGAGTTAACTGAAAGAAAGCCTGGCTGTGCAATTAACTTATCAAAACAAATCAATTTTGGCGATCGCGCCTGCTAAATACGATCTACCACTAGAGACTTGGAACACGTCACATTAATAACTGAGTCTTTATAGTAATGTAATTTTTTTAACATAAAATATCTTATGGGTATGTTTCTTGGAATCATCTTTGGACTTTGAAATAAAAGCATTGATTAATCTGTTTGAACGTTAAATTCTGGATCGAATGTGTTAGATGAGGTACAAAGACTTGAATACAATCTCAAGGTTTCAGTTGTAACGTAGCTCCAGTTATAGTTTGCCTGGATATAGCTTTTTGCATCTTTAACCATTGCTGATAGCTTTTGAAAATTACGGATTGCCCACTTTAAGTTATCGATGCAGGAGTCTAAATTTCCAGTTTGAAAGAGTATACCTCGTTCCTCAGCCAACAGTTGCTGATGTGGAGGAATATCGCTGGCAAGTACTGGAACACCCTCCTGCATTGCTTCTAGCATTGCCAAAGGTAGTCCCTCTAACTCAGAGGGAAGTACAAACAATCCAGCCCCCCGAACAATCTCTGCCAAGCGGTTGCCATGAAGCTCGCCAGGGAATATGATGTCTGTACTCTTCGCAGCTATGTCAACTAGCTCTAAGACGAATTGATTAGTATCGCTCACACCGCCAGCAAGAACGAGTTTCCACCCAGGTAGCTTAGCGGCTTGAAAGGCTTTAATCAGTAAATCGGGACGTTTTTCAGGTACTAGCCTGCCAAGGAAAAGGATGTAGCACTTTTGCTTTAAACCTAACGAGGTGCCATATAAAAAATTGGGATCTGATTCAGCCAATTTTGCTGGAGCATTGGGGATGTAAGTTGTCTCTCTACCATAAGTTTGCCTAAAGTAAGAACGCAGATCTTCTGAGACAACAACTAGGCGATCGGCGCAACTTACGGCAGTTTTCTCCCCTAACTGTAGTAACTGCGAGGAAGCTTTACTCCACTTAGCTCGCTGCCAGTCTAATCCATGACATGTAACAACAACTTTTGCAGAAGTGAATTTTGGTAGCCAGCTAAATAAAGCCGGACCTAAAGCATGAAAGTGAACGATATCGTAGTGCATTCTGCTAGAAGCAACTCCTGCAAGTGCAGAACAAAGTAAAGCATCTACCCCTTTGAACTTTATAGAAGGTAGGGGAAATACCCGAATGCCTTGAATATCGTAACGATGCAATGATTCAGTGTATGAGGAGCGGGCAAACAGGTCTACAGAGTGACCTTGCTCGACTATGCGAGAGTAGAGTTCTTGGCAGTGATGTTCAATCCCACCCTGCTTAGCTGGTAGGCCTTTCGCACCAATTACAGCAATTTTCATTATTCAACGTTATGTGAAATTTGTAGAACATTTCTGTACAGTAGAAACGAGGTTTTGCTGCTTCCAACGGTGCCACATATCACTGTAAACAGCACCCACTACGGTACTGGCACTGTAAGGTTCGGTAGCCCGAACACAAGCCTCGATGGGATAATTTTCAGCATGTAGTAGTACTTGGCGTAGGGCATCTGCAACTGCAACTGGAGTACGTTCTTCACAAATAACTCCACAATTGGCAGGAAGTAGTTTGGAAATTTCGCCACAGTTAGTTGTCACCACTGGCGTTCCACAGGCAAGCGCTTCAAGCACAACTAAAGGTAAACCTTCGTAAGCACTGCTTAAAACAAAGACATTGGTAGCCTGATGTAACTTTGTCAGTTCAGCTTGGATAACTGAACCCAACATTGTTATTCTTTTAGACAATCCAAGTCGCTCAACTTCAAGGCGTACATCGGTGGCTAATTCTCCATCACCAGCAATAAGTAGATGCACGTTCAAGTCAGTCAGAGCAGAAATAGCTCGGACTAAGAGAAGAGGATCTTTTTGAGGATGCAAGCGACCTGCAAATAAAATAAATTGAGTATTTGCTGGCAGTTCTAACTTTTGAGTTAAGGCAACTCTTTTTTCTTGTTGTTCTTCTAAAGATAATGGACAGAATGTTTGGCTATCTACTGTATTTTTGATGAAAGCAACGCGATCGGCAATGGTTGGATATTTCTGCTGATAAAGTTTTACAGATTCAGAGTTACAAGAGAGAATTTGGTTGAACTGCTTGACTAATAAACTTTCAAGCTGGAAATACGCTTGCGGAAATCGTCTCCAAAGGATCGCATTTGCATTTTCTTGAGACTGCATTTGCTTTTGAATATCATTATGAATAAATAAAGTTTTATCTCCTGACCAATGCAGCGTTGCCAAACTTGGTTCAAGACGATGAAAGTGCATAAAGTCAGAAGCAAAACAATGTCCTATAAGTGCTGCCGTGTATTTCAAGGTTGTAGGAACTAGACTTCTGAAATTGTCATTTTGCAGAGTAAAAAGAGGCATAAACTGTAGTTTTCTACCAGCAAGCTCAGCTTCTTGCCACTTTCCATTTGGTTGGGCTGGATCGTTACTAGTTCCAACAAGCCGAACCTCAAATTCATCCGGTGCATACTTAATGAAATTGCTAACCACTGTTTGGACACCGCCAATAGTGGAGTGCCAAGGATTAAACTGGTAAAAAATAGTTAAAACAGGTTTGCGCATGAATATAAAGCGTCAAGTCTGCTAATTACTTGAATAGGAGAACTTGTTATAGGTGTTAAGCCATCTATTGATAAGTATGCAAACAGCCTATTTGCGATCGCGTCTAAGAAAGTGAATGACTTAATGTACAACTTGTGTGATTTGTTTGTTTTTTGTTTGAGTTGAGTAATTCTTGAGTACCGATAATAAACCTCTTGCATAAATCACAGATCTCCTACGACTGAAATCGGGGCTACTCACACAAAGGTGACGAGCGCACACCTAAGAGTTTGATGAATAGTCCATGGAGGTGGAATTTATCTGTCTAGCAACGAATTTATTAGCACTCATATTCACGCAAACTGTTCAAAAAAGCCCTAATTTTAAGCACTTTGATTTAGGACTTTCTAACAAGTTACTACTTTTAGTTAAAGGCAATAACAAAGTTTTCTCAATTTGCTGCCGTACAGCAGAACTGACTGCACAACTGTTCCTCAAGCAATATAGTAGTAAATGTTGGATAGCATAGTATTGCTGAAGTAATTCTTTTTGTTGCTCATTAAACCGCCACTGATAACCGACATTGCGATACCAAATTATCTGAAACTTTAATTGATTAACCTGAGTACTCCACCATTCTTTTAGTGCGTCTTCATCTTGGTTAAAGGTAGATATTTGATTTTTAAGCTCTTGGAGCAAAAGCTGCAACTTAGAGTGGCAAATAAACGCTAAATCATGGGGAAGGGCAGAGTTTAGGGCAAGGACTTGTTCCCAAGAGGGTTCATTGGGTAGAGCTAGAATTAGAGAGAGCGTGCGGATAACAGCTAAATCTAGAGCTAAATCGGGAGGAAGATTACCAGCAAGATTTGGCTCAATCGCCAGCGCAAGAGATAAATCACGGGCTAATGAAACTTCGCTGCAAAGATCCAATGTCAGATAAAAAGCACGAATTGCTGCAGATTGATAGGGCGCTTCAACTGCAAGAGATTTTTGGTGAACCCAAGTGAGAAACTGCTGCAACTTCTCGTCAACAGCCATCAGCTCATCACTATATCGCTGTATTGATTGCATCAGAGCATCCGCATCTGCCAGCATTTCCACTGTAAGTAGAAAAACTTCGTGCCAGTGAGCTTTGCTCATGTGAACAGTCAACTGCATGAGGTTCTTATTTAATTCCTCTGGTTCAAAGCTAGCGACAATGTTTCTTGCTGTTAAATACTCTTGAAAGGTGAGATGCGAAAAAGAGTAAATTTCCTGTGCTTGCTCTACCAGTATTCCATGTTGTGCGAGCAGAGATCGCAGCACTGCCTCGCTCATCAGCTGCAATTCCTCTAGATCGGCTGGGGTATTTGGTAAGCTACGCAGATAGTCTTTGATATAGCGCAAAATATTGCATTGCGTAAAAAAGTAATGTCCTTGTTCAAAGGTGATGATAGCAATCTGACTTAGCAGTTTGATCTTGTGAAGTAAAGGCAGCTGATAATAGAAACTTCTATCTCGGTTAATCCCTCTAACTTCATCCCAGCGAACCAACAAAACGTCTAATGCTTGTTTGTATATTTTGGAGCGTTTAGCCGAGAAGTCTAACCCAGCTTGAAACATGGAACAGATCAAGTGAAGTAAGAGCGGTGTTTTAGCGAGTTCGCGAATTGGCTGATTTTCTGGTGACAGAAGTTTTTGTATGAACTGAGTTGCTAGGGTAGATCCTTCTTGTCTAAAGCTATTGTTGGCATTGACAAACCACTTCTGAGTGAAGGCTTCAATTTGTGGAAAGCTAAAATCAGCTATTTCAACATCAGTGAATTCCTCAAACCAATACTGCTGGGCAGCAATTCGACATGTGATTATGAAATGATTTTTGTCGTACTTCTCAGAGAACTTGCGAATCTGTTTTTGAACCTCTACTCTGTCTTCCTCTGGAACTTCATCTAACCCATCTAATAAAACTAACGCCTTGCCACTATCAAGCAAAGTTTCAACTTGTTGAACTGAAATATCAATTTTGCCTAACTCATGGCTGATGTAGTCCAATAAATTATAATTTTGAAACTCGCTAGCGTCCTCGGCAAAGTTTTGCAGCCGGATAAAGAAAGGAAATCGATTTGCTAGCAATTCACCGCGATTGCATTTGATTGCAATTTGCCGCAAAAGCATAGATTTACCAGCACCAGGTTTACCCAGAATCATCAGCTTGGAAGAAGTCGCAACTGCTTGCATTGCTGGAATTCGTTTCTGGTATGCTGGGCTGCAACTATAGCGATTTAGTTCTTCAACATGAAGACAATGTAACTGCGATGCATCTAACCATCTTTGGTTGGTTTTGTCCACTACCTCAGCACTGACACAAATATCATTTAGCTCAACTGGTTGAGCAGTATCTAATAAACGTACAACACCACACTGAGTTTGAATCCTGTTGTAACGGCGCGATCGCACTATTTGTAATAAAGTATCAATGTTTGATTGATTATCTTGTTCCTCTGTCACTATCGAGGTATCATCCATTGGTAGAATTGCAATCTCTTGCCAATCTAGATCGAGGCGAAAGCAAATTTCTAGAAAGACCCGCCGCTCAATCGGTTTACCTGTAAAAAACTTCCAGACTGGTTGACGAGTTTCAATGCCTACCTCACAAGCCAAATCTTCTTGCGTCCATCCTGTACGTTTAAAAGCTCTTTTTGCTTTTTCGATACCTATAATAGATGCTTGTAGCGATCGCCGTGCCATATCCTATTGAAAATAGTTTAGTTTAAAAGTTATAAAAAAGCTGACCTGCAACTCAATTGAATTGCAGGTATATAGTCAAATCTAGATGCTTAGTAATAATTGGGTATGCTGCAGGAGAAGAATTAACAACACTCGATGTATCTGCTTCAATATTTATACGTGGTTGAGGTTTACTTTTTGTTATTTAAAATTACAAAAATTTCAGTAATATAATATCTACATTAGTTATTCATGTCTTGTTTCCAAAACATAATTTTTCCTATTGAAAATGTGTCAGTAGTATGTTAAACCTACTTACCTAATAACTCTATCTGGTTTAACTCGATTTAGCTAGCAGAATAAATCAGAACAAAGTTATGCAAAAATCATGTGCAAGTCGGATTAAATTTAATGGTTTTTTTGATACAATATTGGAATATAATGCATGTATTTTCAGCATAATATCAATCAGATATTTGCTTAACTGCTGTCTAGGGAAGCTAGGAAATTCCGTACTTTCTCGCCTACCTGAAGCAGATGGATTCAGGCAGCACAATTGAATGATCTCTAATTTAGTAAAGTTAACTTAAATCTTAATATATAGGGTAAGCATCTTGACTGTCCACACTCCATAGCAATAGTTTGATTGTCTATCCAGAGGCTATATTTAGATTAAAGACTATATAATAAATTGAATAAAGCGAATGTCTGCCTCGCACTGCTCACCTTGCATGAAACATTATTAGGTTAATGTGTTCAATATGTTAATTTATACAGGTCTTCTTTTTAGTGGTATAACTGTTTTATTGCTGCTTCTTTATATTGTAAATTTTATTTTAAAGATAAGTGGCATTGCTGAAGAAGAGCAAGAACGATATTAAAGAGGTATCTTGCTGACAAAAATATACTTTAGATGAATAAAATCGTCTTATTTATCTTACCTTGGGGAGTATATCATTTTTGGTCATATACAAAAGGTTAGCTAAGTTAAATATGCAATCAATGTAGAGTAGACAACCTGATTGCCTACCTTCGATAGAACTGATATAGTATAATTACTGAATTTACCCCATTTTTTCGTGTTTTTCCAACGATTTTAAGTAAAAACACGCTTGAATGCCTATCTCGGCAAAGTTACATTACTGTCGTCACTTAATCGTCTTTGTTAATGCTCAGAACATTAATTTGAGTAAAAGATAATAGGTTGTTAATAGTAAAAATCTGTTAGTTTTATTTGTTTGCAAAAGCTAGCAATATCTCTGTTACCCATCTTTATACTAGGTTGTATTTTGCACCTATCTTTCTTGAGATTATTTCAAAAGAGACGATTTTTGCATGTTTTTTACCAGTATGAATTGCTCAGGGTAGTATCTCAAAAAATCTATCTACTTCAATCAAAAAAGGATTGTTAAACAAAATAAATTGTATGCTGATTTTAAAACCTGCACTTTATATTTTAGCAGCACTAGCTATTAGTAACTTGGGTCAGGTAGTATATGCTAGCGCCATTGACTCCCTAAAATCTCCTCATCTTGGAGTAGAAAAACTTGATTCCCAAGACAATGCTACTTCGATTAAAGTAAACGCCGCGTATTTATTGCAGTCACCAGCAGCACAAGACAACTCGTCAGCTCCTGATACTTACAATATTGCACAAGCAACAACATTTCCAGATATTCAGAATAACTGGGCGCGGAGTTTTATTGAAGCTTTAGCTGCACGAAATGTTATTAGTGGTTTTCCTGATGGTAGTTTTCGCCCTGATGCACTAGTAACTCGTGCTCAGTTTGCAGCAATGATTAGTCAAGCATTTCCGCAGACTGCTCAACGCCAAGCGATCGCCTTCAATGATGTGCCTCCGTCTTACTGGGCAAGTGAAGCAATTCAAGCCGCGTACCAATCAGGATTTCTCGCCGGATATCCAAATAATGTCTTTCTTCCTGAACAAAACATTCCTCGCGCCCAAGCTTTAGTTTCGCTTGCTAGTGGACTTAATTTAAGAGCAAATGATGTTGCCATCCTTGATACCTTTCAGGATGCAGGTGATATTCCTGATTTTGCGCGAAATGCGATCGCTGCTGCAACAGAAAATCGTTTAGTTGTTAACTATCCCAACTTAGCTTCGCTCAGTCCCAATCAAATTGCAACTCGTGCGGATGTCGCAGCGTTTATTTATCAAGCTTTAGTCCGTAGCGGCACAGTACCACCTTTAAGAACAACAGATGTTGCAACTCAGTACATTGTTGGTGAAGAACCCGTTACTACACCACCAACTCCTGCACCCATAGCACCGCAGGAAGTCGCACAGCTACGCGAACAGTTTCGCATCGAACCACCAACATTAGTCGATATTATCAGACCAACCGTACGAGGAGGTGGGTCTACTGTAGGTTCGCCCACTGCGTTTGGTGCTGATTGGGGCGATGCCTTTTTGGGTGCTAGCTTTCAAGCGCGGGCGCGGAATACAAATCGTTCTGATGGTGGTGTTTCCTTTGGTTTTGGTTTAGGTGACGCACAACGTACCGTAGGGCTAGAGGTTGCGGTTTCAGTTGTCGATTTAATCGGTAATACGTTTGAAGATGGTGGTGTCAGTTTCAAGTTGCACCGCGTGTTACCAAATAACTTTGGTGTTGCTGTTGGTGTAGAAAATGCTACGACTTGGGGTTCTACTGATGGTGGTAGCAGTGTCTATGGTGTTGTCAGTAAGATTATTCCCTTGCGTGACGATCCTACTGAACCTTTGAGTCGGCTGACTTTATCTTTAGGTCTTGGTGGTGGTCGTTTCCGTTCTGAAAGTGATGTCCAAGCAGGTAATGAAACAGTGAATGTCTTTGGTAGTATTGGGTTACAAGCTTTGGAGCGAGTCTCACTCATTGCCGACTGGACAGGTCAAGATTTGAACTTGGGGGCTTCGATTGTTCCTTTTAATATCCCATTAGTGGTAGTGCTCAAGATGTAATGATGGAGAAGTAGAACTCTTGCTGATTTTTTTCTCTCATGCCTGCCTGCCCCATTTGTGCATCTTCTCAAACAGTCAAAAATGGTCGAATTCACAACGGTAAACAACGGTTCAAATGTCATGAATGCGGTCGGCAATTCGTAGAACATCCCCAAAAGAAGGTGATAGACCAAAACACACGGGAGTGGATTGACCGATTGCTGTTGGAGCGGATTTCCCTTGCTGGAATTGCTCGTGTAGCGCAGGTGTCTGAGCAATGGCTGCAAAGCTACGTTAATCAGAAATATGCTCAGGTGCCTCGGCAAGTGCAGGTGACACCCAAAAAAGGGGTGCTAACGATTCAGTGTGATGAGTTGTGGTCATTTGTAGACCACAAAGGCAACAAACAATGGGTTTGGTTAGCTCTGGATGCAGACACGCGTGAAATTGTTGGCGTTTACATTGGTACACGAGACGAAACGGCAGCTCGTCAATTGTGGAATTCTTTGCCCCCAGTCTACCGTCAATGTGCAGTTGCTTACACCGATTTTTGGGCAGCCTACGCAGCAGTTTTACCGAATAAGCGGCATCGTGCAGTCGGCAAAGAGACGGGCAAGACCAGTTATGTTGAGCGCTTCAACAACACGCTCAGGCAACGGGTGTCTCGATTGGTGCGAAAAACCTTGTCCTTTTCTAGGTCATTGGAGAATCATATTGGGGCTATTTGGTATTTTGTGCATTACTACAATGCATCATTACTTGTTTAGCACTACCCCATTAGTTATTACTCCAGCGATCGCCGATGTCACAGGTAATGCGGGTGATGGTACTCGATTTATTCTCGGAGTCGGCTATGCAATTTCTTTTTAAGGGAGAGACATGCTTGCTTATCCCATTTTATGTAACAAGATTTAGAGCGATGAAAAACATTCTAAAACAACTATCTATTGGTTTTACATTAGGAACTTCCTTACTAGTTTCCGCAACCTTACCCGCCCAAGCGCAAACCGGAAATGCTTCCGATGTGACAGGTGCAATTATTACAACAGGTGATATTGCTGGTGGTGCCTTCGCCCCTACTTTAATTCGGGATAATGCTGCGCTTCTTGCAGCACTTAGCCAAACTGTCAGCATCATCAGCGCCCAGTTAGCACAAGGAACTTTACCTATTACGCTTCCTGGTGTTACCGTTGCTAGTGTTCCCGTCGCAGTGCAGCAGGCTTTATTAGCTGTACTTATAGGATCTGGAGATGCGGCTGGGATCGAAAGTGCGATCGCTGCTGGTATTACAGATCCATCCCTTGCAAGAGAACTTGCAGCAATTCTCCAAGGATTATTTGCTGATGAAACAATTTCTCCAGCAAACTTACTGGCTGTGATAGAAGCCTACAATGCTTTTATCGATGCTAGTAGTGGTGAAGCTTTGAGTAATCCATCGCCAACACTACTTACAGTGCAATCGGTGTTAACTGCACTGGTGAGTGCAGCTTCTACGGCACAATAAGTAAGCACAGTGGTAACAGGTAGTTGATAATTGGTAATTGGTGGGGTAGGCATCTTGTCTGCCCATTTCAACTACTCACCTTAATCTATTGAAGCTGCTCATAACAAATATGCAAATTAGTTTTTGTATTTTATGTAACGGTTTTCTATAATAGAAACATAAAGTAACACTAACGGAGAAAACCGATATGAAAAATCTCAACAAAGCAAACAATAACAACCAAGGCTGGACAACCGAACGGTTAATCAACTTAAGCCAAAGCTGGGCATATGTTCTTCCTATTAACGTCAACCAACGAGCCAAAGCTGAAGATGACGGATGGACAACAGAACAGTTCATCCGTGTAGGAAACAGGTACATTTGTCTCTAGTATTCAGGATCGGCACGAAACTCGCTAGCGCGTCGTCAGCGAAAAAGGCTTTTCTAAACCGTGGGCTTCCATTAATAGCTGATCGCCCATAACGTCGCAAGGATCGCCATCAGCAATAATTTGACCTTGATTGAGAAGAAGCACGCGATCGCATACTTCTAAAATCAGTTCCAAGTCATGGGAAGAAATCATCATCGTCTGCTGCGACTTTTGGAGAAACTGAATCAAGCGACGGCGAGAACGCATATCTAAGTTAGCAGAAGGCTCATCGTATAGAACTAGTTGAGGACGCATCGCGAGAACTCCAGCAATTGCTACCATACACTTCTCACCACCAGAGAGGTTATGCGGAACTCGCTCAACTAAATTCTGTACGCCAGTAAGTGATACAGCTTCTTGTATCCGTTCTTCTACCTCAATTGCAGATAGTCCCATATTTTCTGGACCAAACGCAATATCATCTCGAACTGAGGGCAAAAATAACTGGTCATTAGGATTTTGAAATACTAAACCAATTTCAGGACGAAACTCTCCCACAACAATTGGTTTATTAAATAGTAGAATTTTTCCTGCGGTGGGCTTCAAGACACCGCACGTCAGCAAAAATAGAGTCGTCTTACCAGAACCGTTAGGTCCAATTAAACCGACTCTTTCGCCTGCGCGGACATTTAAATGGATATTTTGTAAAACATTCAGCCTATCTTGATAAGAAAAAGATAGATTTTGAATTGCGATCGCCACTGTAACTTGTTCGGAGTAAGACACAGGTACTTGCTGCTTCATGATGCTAAGATGATTTCTGCTATGACAAACCCGAATGCAACAAAGCAAGTTACTAAAAGTGCAATCAGATCGCTTGCATGAGTTTTGAATTGTTGACGGCGACGTTGAGGTACGCAACCATAGCCGCGTAAGATCATCGCTTGATAAACTTGCTGTGACTGTTCGTAACTTTGTACTAATAAGCTACCAGCAAGAGATGCTAAAACTGTTAAGTTACGACGACTTAATTTGTTAGCACGAAACCCGCGTAACCGCATAGCTGTCTGCATTCTCGTTAAATCTTCGCCAAATTGTTCAATGTAGCGGTAAGACAACAGCGTCATGTCAGCTAAAACTGATGGTAGCCCCAGCGATCGCATTGCTTTAATACTCGTCAGAAATGGCGCAGTTCCGAATAAAATCAGACCAATGGTTAAAATACACAAAAATCTAGTCACAATTAAGGTTAGTGCTACTAATCCCTCTTGTCGCAGGGCTAAAAAACCTAGCTGCCAAATAATAGTGTTACCAACAGTGAACGGTAGTAAAATGGCGAGCGTTGCCAAAAAGAACCCAGGATAGCGCAACCGCTGCAACAAAAAATATCCTGGTAGGCGCGAGATACTGTAATAGATCAACGTCACTATTACCATTGCTGGTAACAAAATTAACTGCTGGACAAAAGCAAAGGTAAAGATCAAAGCCAAAAGCGCGACAAGCTTGCATCGAGTTTCCCAACAGTGAATTGGGGACTTTAGATAAGCATAGGTATCTAATCCGTGTTTCATTGTCTTAACAATTCCGGCTTAACTCGCATGAGAAATAGAGTTACGGCTGCTGTAAACGCACCTTCGATGAGCATTAGCGGAAGATGCGCAAGCACGAGTCCGTAAATCACATTTCGTTCTATTGCTGCATCAATATTCGCCGGAATATTTGTAATTACCAAAAAGAAAAATATCACTACCGAAAGCCCTAACCCACCAGCACCAGAGAGAAACGCAAATATTCCTGTCCACACGCGGTTATTCTTGCCAAATTTGTGACGCAACTGAAACAAGTGGTAAGCTAAAATCGCCGGAATGCCAAACATTGTGGCATTTACTCCTATTGTTGATAAGCCACCATGCTGAAACATGACTGCTTGAAAAAATAAACCGATGATAATTGCGGGGAAGGCATAGTATCCCAAAATAGTTCCTAACAGTCCATTCAGAATCAAATGAACACTCACTGGCGGTACCGGAATATGAATCCAAGAGGCTACAAAAAAGGCAGCTGTTAGTAACGATGCTTTAGGAATATTTTCTTGAGGATTTTTATCGCGTTTGATTTGACGCAATGAGTACCAAGTTACCCCGCCAGTGGTAGCGTAACCTGCAACAATAATCGAAGCTGGAAGAATACCGTCAGGAATATGCATTACTTTGTA
This genomic interval carries:
- the cbiM gene encoding cobalt transporter CbiM → MHIPDGILPASIIVAGYATTGGVTWYSLRQIKRDKNPQENIPKASLLTAAFFVASWIHIPVPPVSVHLILNGLLGTILGYYAFPAIIIGLFFQAVMFQHGGLSTIGVNATMFGIPAILAYHLFQLRHKFGKNNRVWTGIFAFLSGAGGLGLSVVIFFFLVITNIPANIDAAIERNVIYGLVLAHLPLMLIEGAFTAAVTLFLMRVKPELLRQ
- a CDS encoding IS1 family transposase, with product MPACPICASSQTVKNGRIHNGKQRFKCHECGRQFVEHPQKKVIDQNTREWIDRLLLERISLAGIARVAQVSEQWLQSYVNQKYAQVPRQVQVTPKKGVLTIQCDELWSFVDHKGNKQWVWLALDADTREIVGVYIGTRDETAARQLWNSLPPVYRQCAVAYTDFWAAYAAVLPNKRHRAVGKETGKTSYVERFNNTLRQRVSRLVRKTLSFSRSLENHIGAIWYFVHYYNASLLV
- a CDS encoding energy-coupling factor ABC transporter ATP-binding protein — its product is MKQQVPVSYSEQVTVAIAIQNLSFSYQDRLNVLQNIHLNVRAGERVGLIGPNGSGKTTLFLLTCGVLKPTAGKILLFNKPIVVGEFRPEIGLVFQNPNDQLFLPSVRDDIAFGPENMGLSAIEVEERIQEAVSLTGVQNLVERVPHNLSGGEKCMVAIAGVLAMRPQLVLYDEPSANLDMRSRRRLIQFLQKSQQTMMISSHDLELILEVCDRVLLLNQGQIIADGDPCDVMGDQLLMEAHGLEKPFSLTTR
- a CDS encoding S-layer homology domain-containing protein, which codes for MLILKPALYILAALAISNLGQVVYASAIDSLKSPHLGVEKLDSQDNATSIKVNAAYLLQSPAAQDNSSAPDTYNIAQATTFPDIQNNWARSFIEALAARNVISGFPDGSFRPDALVTRAQFAAMISQAFPQTAQRQAIAFNDVPPSYWASEAIQAAYQSGFLAGYPNNVFLPEQNIPRAQALVSLASGLNLRANDVAILDTFQDAGDIPDFARNAIAAATENRLVVNYPNLASLSPNQIATRADVAAFIYQALVRSGTVPPLRTTDVATQYIVGEEPVTTPPTPAPIAPQEVAQLREQFRIEPPTLVDIIRPTVRGGGSTVGSPTAFGADWGDAFLGASFQARARNTNRSDGGVSFGFGLGDAQRTVGLEVAVSVVDLIGNTFEDGGVSFKLHRVLPNNFGVAVGVENATTWGSTDGGSSVYGVVSKIIPLRDDPTEPLSRLTLSLGLGGGRFRSESDVQAGNETVNVFGSIGLQALERVSLIADWTGQDLNLGASIVPFNIPLVVVLKM
- the cbiQ gene encoding cobalt ECF transporter T component CbiQ, whose amino-acid sequence is MKHGLDTYAYLKSPIHCWETRCKLVALLALIFTFAFVQQLILLPAMVIVTLIYYSISRLPGYFLLQRLRYPGFFLATLAILLPFTVGNTIIWQLGFLALRQEGLVALTLIVTRFLCILTIGLILFGTAPFLTSIKAMRSLGLPSVLADMTLLSYRYIEQFGEDLTRMQTAMRLRGFRANKLSRRNLTVLASLAGSLLVQSYEQSQQVYQAMILRGYGCVPQRRRQQFKTHASDLIALLVTCFVAFGFVIAEIILAS